In the genome of Candidatus Pristimantibacillus lignocellulolyticus, the window GAAATAAAACATATTGTGAAGTTTAAGGAGGTAGTGAGACAGTGGTCGATCTACATAAATATGAATTGCCGATTGCTCAAGCATTATCAGCAGATTATATAGAAGGTAAGCAGCAAGTTGTCGAAACGCTGTACGGCTACTATGCTGGTAATCAAGAGGATTGGGCTAAGCGCTCATCAAGATTAACACAATTGCAACATACACGCGTGGAAAGTGAGTCGTTAGCCAGTGTACTTAAAGCATACAATGAACGTTTGTCTGCAGGCGAAGAAACGATTGCTAATATTACTCATATCGCACAAGGGGCAAAAGTTGTAATTGGAGGTCAACAAGCAGGTATTTGGACAGGGCCATTACTTGTTGTTCATAAGGCAGTATCTGTTATACAAGCAGCACTATCAGCAAGTGAGCAGTTAAAAGAGAAGGTAGTTCCTGTATTTTGGATTGCTGGTGAAGATCATGATTGGGATGAAGTGAATCATACGTATTTGATCTCATCAGAACAGCAATTGAAAAAATTATCTATTAATAGAGATGCTTCATTAAGAACTTCTGTAAGTCGCACCACTATTAGTACGGAACAATGGCAAGAAACTTTAGAAGAATTGTCTCAGCAGTTACCTGGATCTGAGTTCAAAGAGCAGCTCATTCAAGAGCTAGTAGCAATGGGAGAGAAATCAACCTCATTATCTGATTTCTTTGGTAATATGTTGAGCGCACTATTCGCTAAGTATGGCTTAGTACTTATTGATTCCGATGATCCTAAGGTTAGAGAGATTGAACGTAACATGTTTGCACGATTGTTAAAACACAATGATGAATTAGAACATGCGTATCTTCAAACAGCACAGGCTGTGCGTGATTTAGGATATTCATTACAGGCGGATGTAACAGCGAATAGTGCTAACCTATTCCTGTTTGTTGAGGAAAGTCACGATGATCGGGTCTTGTTATATAAAGAGAATGGTGAATTCCGTGATCGCAAAAAACAGTATCATTGGTCGATGCAACAGCTAGAAGACTTGTTGCAGAACAAACCTCAAAGTTTCAGTAACAATGTATTAACACGTCCTTTAATGCAAGATTATCTATTCCCTGTACTGGCAACTGTACTTGGTCCAGGCGAAATTTCATATTGGGGATTAACGAAACAAGCCTTTGAAGTACTAGGTATGGAGATGCCAATCATTGTTCCTCGTATGTCTTATACGTTAGTAGAAGGTATTATTGCTAAAAATATGGCGAAATACGAATTATCTTTCGCTGATGTAATGGATCATTTCCAAGAGCGTAAGCAACAATGGCTACATGATCAAGATGAATTACATGTTGCTGATCAATTCAAGCATGTGCGTGAACAATTTACAGCAATGTATGCTCCTCTAATCGAACTTGCTGGTTCGATCCAAAGTGGGTTATCTAAGCTTGGTGATACGAACATGAACAAAATTATTGAACAAATGTCTTATATGGAAGCAAAAACGGTAGATGCACAGCAGAAACAGTTTGAAGCTGCTATTCGTCAATTAGATCGAATTGAGCTCTCGTTGAAACCTGGTGGTAAACCACAGGAACGAGTACTTTCAATGATTTCATATTGGAATCGATATGACAAAGCATGGTTGGATGCTATCTTTGCGGTAACTTACTGTAGAACCGGTGGACATGAGATAGTATACTTGTAAGAGTAAGTTCAAAAAGCAGACTTTGATAACGATGAGTATGCTTACGAGGCTTATTCGACATCGAATATGAAGCGAACTTGGGAAGTCCGGTACGCATGTACCAATAACGTACATTTGCGTTTCCTCCTACCACAAGTAGCGCCTCATCTTCTTGGCTCTGAAAGCCCGCTTTTTGAACCTTTATTGTAAGAGTAAGTTCAAAAAGCAGACTTTGATAACGATGAGTATAATACCGAAGCATAGTAGGTGTTGAATGCCTACTAAAGTATATGGCGTTTCTCGGAAGACAAGCATGATCTTCCGAGAAATGTTTCTTTCAGAAATAATTTAGTTGCTAGTGTACAGACAAGTTATCTTGTACGACATATAATAAGTTGTTGGTTCACATTAAATATGGATAATTACTGGAGGATGAATATGAACGTTTTAGACAAAAGTATTATTACAGACATTTCACTTGCCCCTCAAGGTCATCTAAAAATTGATTGGGCGAGCAGTCATATGCCTGTTCTGAATGAAGTTCGCGCTCAATTTGAGAAAGAACAACCATTCAAAGGGTTGAAAGTTTCAATCTCTTTGCATCTAGAAGCAAAGACAGCATACTTAGCAAAAGTCGTTCAAGCGGGTGGAGCTGAGGTTACAATTACTGGAAGTAATCCACTATCAACCCAAGATGATATTTGTGCAGCGTTAGTAGAAGATGGTATTAAAGTTTTCGGTAAATATAATCCATCCCCAGAAGAATTTAAAATGCTTAATATGAAAGCTTTGGAAAACAATCCGGATCTAATCATTGATGACGGTGGAGATCTAGTAACATTATTGCATACAGAAAGCAAACAACATGCTGTTAATGTACGTGGCGGAGCTGAAGAAACGACAACAGGTATTATTCGTTTGAAAGCATTGGAAAAAGAAGGAACTCTTACTTTCCCAATGGTTGCTGTAAATGATGCATACTGCAAGTACTTGTTCGATAACCGCTATGGTACTGGTCAATCTGTTTTTGATGGTATTAATGGAACAACTAACTTAGTTATTGCTGGTAAAACAGTAGTTGTTGCTGGTTATGGTTGGTGTGGTAAAGGTGTTGCCATGCGTGCTAAAGGTCTTGGTGCTAGCGTCATTGTAACAGAAATTGATCCGATTAAAGCTGTTGAAGCTTACATGGATGGTTTCAAAGTTATGCCAATGGAGGAAGCAGCTAAAATTGGTGATTTATTCGTTACTGTTACAGGTAACCGTGATGTTATTCGTAAAGAGCATTATGAAGTGATGAAGGATGGAGCAATTCTTTCAAATGCTGGACACTTTGATGTAGAAGTAAACAAAGTAGACCTAGAAGCAATGAGCGTGAGTAAACGTACGGTTCGTCGTAACATCGAGGAGTACAAACTTGAAGACGGTCGTAAATTCTATCTACTTGCAGAAGGTCGTCTAGTTAACTTAGCTGCTGGTGATGGTCATCCAGCAGAAATTATGGATATGACTTTTGCACTTCAAGCACTAAGCTTGAAATATGTAAATGATCAATATAAAGCAATTGGTAAGCAAGTGGTTAACGTTCCTTATGAAATTGATCAACAAGTTGCTAATTTGAAATTAGAAGCACTTGGTATGGGGATTGACTCTTTAACGCAAGCTCAAGTGGCTTATCTTGATAGCTGGGAATAAAAATTAAAATAAAATAATTAGAGAATCCTGCTTATAAAAGCAGGATTTTTCTTTTTTGTGGCGAAATAGTCTTACTTAGTGGTGGAAAGTGGAGCGAAGTGGAGTAAAAAGGGGAGAGGGTGGAGCGAAATTATGTTTATGGGAGAATATCAACATAGCATTGACGACAAAGGTCGTATTATAATCCCAGCCAAATTTCGTGATCAACTCGGATCAACCTTTGTAGCAACACGAGGCTTAGATAATTGCTTGTTCATATATCCTGCAAGTGAGTGGGAAGTATTAGAGCAAAAATTAAAAACTTTACCATTAATGAAAGCAGATGCACGTGCCTTTACAAGATTCTTCTTCTCTGGCGCAATAGAATGTGATCTGGATAAGCAGGGTCGTATCAATCTACCACAACATCTAAGGGAATATGCAAAGCTCGAAAAAGATTGCATGGTATTAGGTGTTTCTAATCGGGTAGAGGTATGGAGTAAGTCATCTTGGGAAGGCTATTATGAAGAATCAGAGCAAACGTTTAATGAGATTGCTGAAAAACTTGTAGACTTTGATTTTAATTTCTAATAGGACAACATGAATTGGGGGATTTAACGTGTTTTTGCATACAACAGTTTTATTGGAGGAAGCAGTCAAAGGGCTTAATATTAAGCCTAATGGAATATATGTCGACTGTACGCTTGGTGGAGCGGGACATAGTCAGTTAATTGCCGCATCATTAGGGGATCAGGGACGTCTTATCGCTTTCGACCAGGACGACTGGGCACTCGAGAATGCAAAGGTTAAGCTTGCCCCTTATATGGATAAAGTTACGCTTGTTCGCAGTAATTTTCGCTATCTTGAACAGGAGTTAAAGCATTGTAATGTACCTATGTTGGACGGTGTTCCACAAGTTGATGGTATTCTTTTCGATTTGGGTGTATCTAGTCCTCAGCTTGATGAAGCGGAACGCGGATTCAGCTATAATCAGGACGCACCATTAGATATGCGTATGGATCGTGATGAGGAATTGACGGCTTATCATATTGTGAACGAGTGGGATGAAAGAGAAATTGCTCGTATTCTTGATCGATATGGAGAAGAGAAGTTTGCGCGCAACATCGCTCGTTCCATTGTGAAAATCCGCCAGGTCAATGCGATTGAAACAACAGAACAATTAGCAGAGATTGTTAAAAATGCGATTCCTGCAGCTACAAGACGTACAGGAGGGCATCCTGCAAAACGTTCATTCCAAGCGCTCAGAATAGCTGTGAACGATGAGCTTGGTTCTGAGGAAGAAGCTCTTGAGGCGGCAGTGCGTTGTACAGCTCCCGAAGGAAGAATTTCCGTCATAACATTCCATTCGTTAGAAGATCGTATTTGTAAACAAACTTTTGTTAAATACGTAGAAAAATGTACTTGTCCACCTGATTTCCCAATGTGTGTTTGTGGGACGAAAGGTACATTGAAATTAATTACACGTAAGCCAATCTTGCCAAGTGAGTTAGAGATTGAACAAAACTCACGATCAAGATCAGCCAAATTAAGAATAGCAGAAAAGCTGTAGGGGGGATTAATCTTGGCATATCAATATGGTAATTTAGCAATGAAACCTAAGCGTAAAGAACAAGAAGAGTACATCATACGCGAAACGAAGAAAAAAGTCGTTCGTAAAAAACCAATACCAGCAGGGGAAAAAGTATTATATCTTGCAGCTGTACTATTAGCTGTTATCATCTCGGGAATTATCATATTTAGGTATGCTAATATCTACGGTACGAATATGCAAATTAAGCAAGTTAATAATGAAATACAAGCAATGACAATTGAAGTTGAGCAATTACACCGTGAAGTTCAAACGCTAAGTGATCCTAAGCGAATTCGTGAATTCGCTGAATCATTAGGAATGGTAAGTAGCTTAGATGCTGGGATTGTTGTCAAGAAGTCGAGCTCCTCAGGGGCAACGGCAAAGCTTGAATAGGAAGTGATAGATATGATAAAACGAATTAAATTACGTACACTACTACTTGGAGGGGTAATTACCCTCCTTTTTCTCTTTCTAATTTTTCATATTTATAAAGTACAAGTAGTCGAAGGGTCGATGTGGCTGCAATTAGCAGAAAAACGTTGGTCTACTTCTGAAACTTTCAAATCCAAACGCGGTACCATTACAGACCGTGAAGGCAATGTACTTGCGATGGATGCCATAGCATATAACGTGTCTATTAATCCTAAATTGATTCATGGTGCTGAAATTAATGATGAAGTGATTGAAGCATTAGTTTCCATTCTTGGTATGTCAGAAGAAACGGCAAGTGCTAATGTGAATGCAAAGCGAGAAGATGGAACTTATTACTCAAATCGTGAATTACGTAAAGGCGGCTGGCAGATCGAAAAAGAAGTGGCCGATAAATTAAAAGAATTTTCTGATGAGTTAAAGAAGAAATTATCGATAGAAAAGAAAACAGTAGATTCAGGCATTTATATCGTGGAAACCTATGAGCGACTCTATCCTCAAAATAAAATAGCATCTCAATTACTAGGTTATATTAGTGTAGATGGTGAAAATAAGATGGGTGTAGAATCGACGTTCAACGACAAATTAACTGGTTCTGATGGTTATATTTCTTACCAAAAGGATGGTAATAAAGTTCAGATTGCTGGTAGTGATGTAGAATATGTTGCTCCAAAAGATGGACAGAAAATTCAATTAACCATAGATAGCGAAATTCAAAATTTTGCGGAAGAAGCGCTTCGCAATGTTGTAAAACAGTATAGTCCGAAGAGTGCGACTGCTATTGTTGCAGATCCTAATACGATGGAAATATTAGCGATGGCTAATATGCCAGATTTCGATCCGAATAACTACGGTGATAGTGATTATAGTAATATGTACAATCATGCTGTTGGTTCATTGTATGAGCCTGGTTCGACTTTCAAAATTGTTACATTAGCTTCAGCAATAGAAGAAGGCGTCTTTGACCCAGATGAGTTATACCAATCAGGTACGATCTATGTGCCTGGAGATCCAAAACCGATTAGTGATCATAATAAATATGGATGGGGTATGATTTCATTTCTTGATGGCCTGAAATATTCTAGTAACGTTGCCTTTGTTAAATTAGGGTTTGAACGTCTTGGTGGCGAGAAGTTGAGGGAGTATTACACTAATTTTGGCTTTGCACAGAAAACAGGAATTGAAATTCCGAATGAAGCAGTAGGTACGATACGATTCAAGTATAATCGTGAGATTGCTGCTGCTGCCTTTGGACAAGGCGGTGTTGTAGTAACTCCAATTCAACAAGTTGCAGCAGTTGCAGCCGTCGCTAACGGCGGAGAATTAATGAAACCATTTATTGTGAAAAGTATAACTGATCCTACTACTCAAACAACGACTATAACATCACCAACCGTTGTACGTAGAGTTATTTCTGAAGAATCTTCTAAACTTGCAAATGAGTATTTAGAGCAAGTTGTATCCGATCGTATTAATGGTACAGGAAGAAATGCTTATATTGAAGGTTATAGAGTAGCAGGTAAGACAGGTACCGCGCAAAAGGTTGTTGGTAAAGACTACTCGACTGATAAGTATGTCGTTTCCTTTATCGGATATGCACCAGTGGATGATCCACAATTAATTGTTTTAGTAATAGTAGATGAGCCTAATGATAAACATGCTGGAGGTAGTAAAGTAGCTGCGCCAGTATTCCAAGAAATTATGTTGAAAAGCTTAAGAAAGCTTGATATTGCTCCTAACTATGAAAATAGTGAAGTAGAAGAAAATAATATGCCGACAGAAATAATGGTATCTACACCTGATGTTACAGGGATGAAGGGTGGACTTGCCAAAGAAAAACTTAAAAATGCAGGCCTTCCATATGAATTTATAGGTGATGGCTCGATTGTAGAGCAACAGATTCCTACAGCAGGTTCATTAGTTCATCCTACACAAACTGTCTACCTAGTAACTGAGCAAAAAGAGAATTTGAACGTGCCTGATCTGACAGGTGTATCGCTTCGTGATGCTGTAGAAATTGCTGCCTTACTCGGTGTACAACTGAAAATAGAAGGTACGGGATATGTATACTCTCAAAAACTCGTCGAGGATGGAAAAGCGAAAGTATTGAACGTTAAGCTGTCTCCCGTGAAGGAATCGGAATATTACGTTGATGGAACGTTAGATCAGGTCGATGAAGAAGATAGTGATGAAGTTGCTACGGATGATCAAGAAGCATCAGATGATAGTGAAGTAGAGCAACCATCATCTGAGGAATAAGCCGCTTCCTGAAAAATGAATGATCTAGTTCAGATTACTTGCGCAAGTGTGGCGCTACGATTTCAAATTGCCGATCAAACATCGTTGTCCTCAGATTTAAGTAATAGTTTAGTAGTATAAATACGAGGACAACTACTTGATCGGTTTTCTGTTAGTGAATTGTCATCCTTCGTTACGATGTGCAGTTTGGAGCGCCTACTAAGCAATAACATATTGTCAGGCTGTAAGCGGCAGTTGCAATAATGAGAACGGATGGTACAGGTTCTATCTTGTCCGTATTATGAATAACATGTAGAGAACGTAATAACGTTTTTTAATACGTGTGTTCGTAATTCAAACTTATGATGTAATTTACTTCGAAAATCATTTTGAAGTAGTACATGAAAAGTTTTAGGGGGATAGAGTATGAAAGTTTCTAATGTGACGGTTAGAAGAAGACTGTTCACCATTCTCATGTTTGCAATTATCGCTTTTATTGGCTTAATCGTACGTTTAAGTTATGTACAGCTAATTGAAGGCGCGGAGTTATCAGAGAAAGCGGAAAATTCTTGGCGTCGTAATATACCTTATGTCGCAAATCGTGGAGAAATATGGGATCGTAATGGCGTGCGGTTGGCATATAACGTAAGTACGCCGACCGTATGGGCGATTCCAGTACAAGTGAAAGAGAAAGAGAAAACAGCACAGACATTAGCTCCATTACTCAATATGACGGTAGAAGAAGTATTAAAAGAAGTTTCCAAAACTAAGATGATTGTCAGTTTAAAACCAGGTGGTCGCAAAATGACAACCGAACTTGCAACCACAATTCGAGGTTTGAGTTTGCCTGGAATTGTGGTTGCAGAAGATAATAAGCGATATTATCCTTATGATGAACTTGCTGCGCATATTCTTGGGTTTACTGGTATAGATAATCAAGGCTTAACGGGAATTGAACTTACTTATAACGAGCGATTGACTGGTACACAAGGTATGGTTTCATTTCTATCTGATGCAGCAGGAAGACAAATGCCTAACTCATCTGATACGTATGTAAAACCACAAGAAGGACTAACACTTCAACTTACTATTGATCAGCAAATCCAGACCGTGATGGAACGTGAATTGGATCAAGCGATGACTGGGTTGAATGCTGATGCTGTAATGGCGATAGCAATGAACCCAAATACAGGTGAGATATTAGCAATGGCTAGTCGGCCTAGTTACAGTCCAAGTAACTATCAGGAGGTAGATGCTTCGGTTTACAATCGTAATCTTCCAATTTGGATGACTTATGAGCCGGGATCAACTTTCAAAATTATTACGTTAGCCGCTGCACTTGAAGAGAATAAAGTTAATTTAAAGACGGATAGCTTTTATGATGGAGGCGCCGTAGAGATTGGCGGAGCAAGACTGCGTTGTTGGAAAAAGGGTGGGCACGGTAGTCAAACTTTTTTACAAGTAGTTGAAAATTCTTGCAACCCAGGTTTTGTAGAGCTAGGTAATCGTCTAGGCAAAGATAAACTTTTTGAATATATTAGAAACTTCGGATTCGGCACTAAAACAGGTATTGATATTGGTGGCGAAGAGAACGGGATTTTATTCAAATTAAGTCAAGTAGGTCCGGTAGAATTAGCAACAACGGCATTTGGTCAAGGTGTATCTGTTACTCCAATCCAACAAATTACTGCCGTATCAGCCGCCGTCAACGGCGGCACGCTTTACAAGCCATACGTCGCCAAAGCCTGGATAAATCGAGATACTGGGGAAACTGTTCAATCGAATGAACCGACTGTAGTGAGACAAGTCATTTCAGGAGAAACTTCTAAGCAAGTTCGTGAGGCGCTAGAAAGTGTTGTAGCGAAAGGCACAGGTAGAAATGCATTTATAGATGGTTACCGTGTGGGAGGGAAGACAGGAACCGCTCAGAAGGTTATTGACGGCAGGTACTCGACGACGGAACATATTGTATCATTTATTGGAGTAGCTCCTGCAGATGATCCTCAGATCGTTATCTACGTTGCTGTAGATAATCCAGAAGGTATACAATTCGGTGGTGTTGTTGCAGCACCAATTGTACGTAACATTATGGAGGATGCTCTGCAAATATTAGAAGTTCCGAAACGTACAAATCAAATCGATCGTTTATATAAATACGGTGAAACACCAATCGTTGAGGTACCTAATCTAATTGGGAAAAGTGTATCTGAAATATATGAAGATATGAACATGAATTTCATGCTCACTAGTGCAGGAACAGGTAAGGTCGTAATTAAGCAAGCGCCTGCAGCTGGAGAGCGTGTAGATCGGGGGTCGACGATACGGATCTACCTAGGAGATGAAGAGGATATTCATAATCATTGACTGTGATCACGATGTATCGCGTGGTAGCTTAGTCGACGGCGAAGCTGCCATTCATCGGTCACTCCAGTGCTCACGTACCAAGTACGTACGCTGCGCGCTTCGCTTCCCTAGCTTCATGGCATCTTCTTGGTGCTGACAGCCAACGATTTTGAATTTTTATTATAAGCCTCGGGCTAAAGAATCTTCTGCTCGTGTACTTGAACCGTACACATTACTGGGTATTGTTTCATAGTACTCTGAGGGTTGGATACTCAGTTGATGACTTCATATGAAATTATAGAAATTTCATATGAAGCATAGTGGTAAAGAATTTTCCGCTCGTGTACTTGAACCGTACACGTTGCTGGGTAGCGTTTCAGAGTGCTTGTATTCATTAGAAATTTCACATGGTGTCTTGAAAGGACGCTTTCTTTCGCCAATTATTACTTAATATTTGGTATGTTTCGAACGGGCCTAACATAATTGTTAAAAATAGCTATTGAATTGTCAAGCTATTCAGATGTAGTATAGTTGACGGGTATAAATATTTGGAAAGAACTAGAGTTTGATACATAGTTTTTTCAAGAAGGAGATAATGACATTGATTACTAGAACAGTTGCGCAGCTCGCAGAGATGAGCGGTGCTATTCTAAAGAGTGATAATACAGAGTTAGTCGTGCAAGGTGTTATGACGGACTCGCGAACTGTAGGTGGACAATTGTTCGTTCCGCTAGTAGGGGAACACTCCGATGGTCATCAACATATTTATCATGCTGTAGAAAAGGGCGCAACAGCGGCACTTTGGAAAAAAGGTGTGCCTGTTCCTGAAGATTTGCCACATATTCCTTTCTTGCTTGTTCGTGATCCATTAGCAGCCCTGCAAAAGCTTGCAATGAGTTATCGAAGTGAATTGTTTACAAGAGTAGTCGCAATTACAGGAAGTAATGGTAAGACAACGACGAAGGATATGACAGCAGCATTATTATCTACAGTGTACAAGGTAAGTAAAACACAAGGGAATTTCAATAATCATATCGGACTTCCATTAACTATTTTGGCATTAGAAGAGGATACAGATATTGTAGTTGTTGAACTAGGTATGAGTGGCTTTGGTGAAATTGAACTATTAACTCAAATTGCCCAACCTGATGTTGCCATTATTACAAACATCGGCGATGCCCATATGTTGCAACTTGGTAGCCGCAATGGAATCGCTCAGGCTAAACTTGAAATTGTAAATGGGCTTGGTGATGAAGGTGTATTCATCTACAACGGTGATGAACCATTGATCGAAGAAGAAATGAATAAACTGCATAATTTATCTTCATTGGAGAAAAAGCGTTTTGGATTGGAAGCGAGTAACGATTGGTCAGCGGCTAACATTGAGCTAGATCCATTTGGTAGTCGCTTTGACGTGTTATATATGGGCGAGTCTTGCAACATCGGACAGCAACATATTACAACGCCAGGTCGTCATAATGTAAGTAATGCTTTGGCAGCCATTGCAGTCGCTCGTTTGTTCGGAGTAGCTGCTAATCTTATTCAGGAAGGCTTTAATCGATTGCAATTAACAGGTATGCGTATTGCTCCTACAAAAGCATATAATGGAGCTACTGTACTTAATGATGCATATAACGCCAATCCAACGGCAACTCGAGCTGCCATTGATTTACTTGGAAGCTTAACTGGCTTCCGTAAGAAATGGTTAGTACTTAGTGATATGCTAGAGCTTGGTCCCGATGAAATCGCTATGCATGTTGATATGGGTCAATATGCGACAAGTGATAAAGTAGATGCCGTCATTACGTATGGTAATCTCGCTGCTCATATCGTTGAAGGTGCGAAAGATCATTTCTCAGAAGAACTACTAAAATATTTTACAACAAAGGAAGAGCTGATCGATTGGCTATTGCCTCATATTTCACCTGATGACCTTGTTCTTGTTAAAGGCTCAAGAAGTATGAAGATGGAGCAGGTTGTCGAAGCTTTAGAAAAGGGGTGAGTGTATGGACATGATGGTCATTCTATTATCTTTAGGTGTTTCATTCATACTAGCAGTTTTATTCGGACCATTGTTCATACCGTTACTGAAACGATTAAAATTCGGACAGCAAATACGGACAGACGGTCCACAGTCACATTTGAAAAAGAGTGGTACTCCAACCATGGGTGGAGTTATTATCATGCTTGCACTGTTAATTTCATTCGTAAAGTTTGCTGAGATTTCTAGTGAATTTTGGGTGCTGTTAACGGCGTCGCTTGGTTTTGGTATCGTAGGATTTCTTGATGACTATATTAAAATTGTATTTAAGCGTTCACTTGGTCTAACGGCAAAGCAAAAGCTCGCGGGACAACTGTTATTCTCGATTATCGTTTGTGCACAACTTTACAATATGGGTCATAGTACAGAACTTCTTATACCTGGAACACAAATTGGGTTTGATCTTGGATGGTTCTATTATCCTTTTGTCATCATTATTTTGTTTGGAGCAAGCAACGCTGTTAACTTTACAGATGGTATTGATGGTCTATTGGCTGGAACTAGCGCAATAGCATTTGGTGCATTCACTATCGTTGCACTGTTAGCCGATTCATATGATGCTGCAATCTTCTCGTCTGCAATGGTTGGAGCTGTATTAGGTTTTCTTGTATACAATGCACATCCTGCTAAAGTTTTCATGGGTGACATGGGATCTCTCGGTATCGGTGGTGGTATTGCGGCAGTAGCCATTATAACGAAAACAGAATTGCTTTTAGTTATCATTGGTGGAGTATTCGTCTTGGAAATGTTATCTGTTATAATTCAAGTAACATCCTTCAAAATTCGAAAAAAACGCGTATTCCGTATGAGTCCAATTCATCATCATTTTGAGCTTTCTGGTTGGTCTGAATGGAAAGTGGATGCTGTATTCTGGACGGTCGGGTTAGTGCTCGCTATTATAGGTTTATTGCTTGTTCTATAAGATGAAATTCAAAACAGCCACTTGTGATCACGATGTAACGCGCTGTAGCATAGTCGGCGGCGAATATGCCCCCCATCGAAAGCCTGCGTGTGCTCACGTACACAAAACGTACGCTGTGCTACTCATTTTCGCTGTGGGTCATCTTCTTGGTGCTGACAGGCGACTGTATTGAACCTTTATTATAAGCTCAGATGAAATTCAAAACAGCCACTTGTGATCACGATGTAACGCGCTGTAGCATAGTCGGCGGCGAATATGCCCCCCATCGAAAGCCTGCGTGTGCTCACGTACACAAAACGTACGCTGTGCTACTCATTTTCGCTGTGGGTCATCTTCTTGTTGCTGACAGGCGACTGTATTGAACCTGTATTATAAGCTCAGATGAAATTCAAAACAGCCACTTGTGATCACGATGTAACGCGCTGTAGCATAGTCGGCGGCGAATATGACTTTTCTGAATATAAGATATAATGATCAATGTAACGGTTCTCGCTGGGCGGGGACCGTTACATCTATAAGTAGATAGTCAAAAGATTAGACGTTGATTTGAATTGGACTTGAGCTACATAAAATATGTATTCCAAGAAAAAAAGAG includes:
- the bshC gene encoding bacillithiol biosynthesis cysteine-adding enzyme BshC, whose amino-acid sequence is MVDLHKYELPIAQALSADYIEGKQQVVETLYGYYAGNQEDWAKRSSRLTQLQHTRVESESLASVLKAYNERLSAGEETIANITHIAQGAKVVIGGQQAGIWTGPLLVVHKAVSVIQAALSASEQLKEKVVPVFWIAGEDHDWDEVNHTYLISSEQQLKKLSINRDASLRTSVSRTTISTEQWQETLEELSQQLPGSEFKEQLIQELVAMGEKSTSLSDFFGNMLSALFAKYGLVLIDSDDPKVREIERNMFARLLKHNDELEHAYLQTAQAVRDLGYSLQADVTANSANLFLFVEESHDDRVLLYKENGEFRDRKKQYHWSMQQLEDLLQNKPQSFSNNVLTRPLMQDYLFPVLATVLGPGEISYWGLTKQAFEVLGMEMPIIVPRMSYTLVEGIIAKNMAKYELSFADVMDHFQERKQQWLHDQDELHVADQFKHVREQFTAMYAPLIELAGSIQSGLSKLGDTNMNKIIEQMSYMEAKTVDAQQKQFEAAIRQLDRIELSLKPGGKPQERVLSMISYWNRYDKAWLDAIFAVTYCRTGGHEIVYL
- the rsmH gene encoding 16S rRNA (cytosine(1402)-N(4))-methyltransferase RsmH, which encodes MFLHTTVLLEEAVKGLNIKPNGIYVDCTLGGAGHSQLIAASLGDQGRLIAFDQDDWALENAKVKLAPYMDKVTLVRSNFRYLEQELKHCNVPMLDGVPQVDGILFDLGVSSPQLDEAERGFSYNQDAPLDMRMDRDEELTAYHIVNEWDEREIARILDRYGEEKFARNIARSIVKIRQVNAIETTEQLAEIVKNAIPAATRRTGGHPAKRSFQALRIAVNDELGSEEEALEAAVRCTAPEGRISVITFHSLEDRICKQTFVKYVEKCTCPPDFPMCVCGTKGTLKLITRKPILPSELEIEQNSRSRSAKLRIAEKL
- a CDS encoding adenosylhomocysteinase, which codes for MNVLDKSIITDISLAPQGHLKIDWASSHMPVLNEVRAQFEKEQPFKGLKVSISLHLEAKTAYLAKVVQAGGAEVTITGSNPLSTQDDICAALVEDGIKVFGKYNPSPEEFKMLNMKALENNPDLIIDDGGDLVTLLHTESKQHAVNVRGGAEETTTGIIRLKALEKEGTLTFPMVAVNDAYCKYLFDNRYGTGQSVFDGINGTTNLVIAGKTVVVAGYGWCGKGVAMRAKGLGASVIVTEIDPIKAVEAYMDGFKVMPMEEAAKIGDLFVTVTGNRDVIRKEHYEVMKDGAILSNAGHFDVEVNKVDLEAMSVSKRTVRRNIEEYKLEDGRKFYLLAEGRLVNLAAGDGHPAEIMDMTFALQALSLKYVNDQYKAIGKQVVNVPYEIDQQVANLKLEALGMGIDSLTQAQVAYLDSWE
- the ftsL gene encoding cell division protein FtsL codes for the protein MAYQYGNLAMKPKRKEQEEYIIRETKKKVVRKKPIPAGEKVLYLAAVLLAVIISGIIIFRYANIYGTNMQIKQVNNEIQAMTIEVEQLHREVQTLSDPKRIREFAESLGMVSSLDAGIVVKKSSSSGATAKLE
- the mraZ gene encoding division/cell wall cluster transcriptional repressor MraZ, translating into MFMGEYQHSIDDKGRIIIPAKFRDQLGSTFVATRGLDNCLFIYPASEWEVLEQKLKTLPLMKADARAFTRFFFSGAIECDLDKQGRINLPQHLREYAKLEKDCMVLGVSNRVEVWSKSSWEGYYEESEQTFNEIAEKLVDFDFNF